One genomic segment of Nonomuraea coxensis DSM 45129 includes these proteins:
- a CDS encoding alpha-amylase family glycosyl hydrolase gives MGDREPSDRQLARQRRDLPLSRERFYFAMTDRFANGTPGNDRGGLSGDRLATGFDPTDTGFYQGGDLAGLMARLDYIKGLGTTALWITPAFRNRPVQGTTAGYHGYWITDFTSIDPHLGTNADMKKLVKEAHRRGMKVFFDIITNHTADGIDYKEKQYGYRSKAAYPYVDATGKPFDDGDHTDGSKPFPKVDEGAFPYTPVPVDGVVKKPAWLNDVTMYHNRGDSTFAGESSQHGDFSQLDDLWTERPEVVQGMIDIYRTWVRETDIDGFRIDTAKHVNMEFWERFSPALHGYAAKLGNERFFMFGEVYSSDPSETSRYSTRGGMDATLDFPFQEAARSYGGGTADASRLSRLYAADDSYTDADSDASSLPTFLGNHDMGRIGRFLAQDNPGASDEELLRRDLLTHELMYLTRGQPVVYYGDEQGFTGKGGDRDARQPMFASKAASYLSDDLIGTTSTHATDNYDTGHPLYKGIAALARLRDTHPTLADGAQIERLAQGGVYAFSRIDAGRRVEYVVAVNNAEQPAKAAIPTYTAGMSFTRLYGTGPDVLRADAGRVLTTTVPPLSAVVYKAARPLDAPAARPSIALELPGAEIRGADGDGRVEIKATVPGTGFDRVTFAAKAGSGPWRVLGTDTAPNGRTFRVFHDLTGLRAGTPVIYKAVVEDSAGRLASARASAVVGPEPQAPEPGAARRDWLVVHYARPGGDYDGWDLEVSGDVAQPGAAPLTGQDAFGRFAWIKLRENAANVTLTVRGADGADGAPRTVNPARNGEIWLVQGKQDVHVSRAAAQGFVTIRYNRPDAAYTGWGLHLWGEGLADGAATQWSEPRVPDGTDAFGLYWRVPVRDADVPVNFVIHRGDAKDPGGDQSVTPGRQAEAYVNSGSEQVHPSEAAARNTMVLHYRRPGGDYDGWGLHLWGDVRQPTEWSAPLRPARYDAFGAVFEVPLTEGGKNVSYILHKGDEKDLPDNQSLDVATTGHEVWRLAASPGDVLPQPPARVADVDLDKAEAHWIDRSTIAWNVRPGSARQYTLAFAPDGIGHDKGELTGDYRIIRLVPGALTDEQRAAWPEWASYAALRVDPRDEDLIDQARRGQVVAVERDAQGALLTARGVSLAG, from the coding sequence ATGGGCGACCGCGAGCCGAGCGACCGGCAGCTGGCCAGACAGCGCCGCGACCTCCCGCTGAGCCGCGAGCGGTTCTACTTCGCCATGACGGACCGCTTCGCCAACGGCACTCCTGGCAACGACCGTGGCGGGCTGTCCGGCGACCGACTCGCCACCGGTTTCGACCCCACCGACACCGGTTTCTACCAGGGTGGAGACCTCGCGGGGCTGATGGCCAGGCTCGACTACATCAAGGGCCTGGGCACCACGGCGCTGTGGATCACACCGGCGTTCCGCAACCGTCCCGTGCAGGGGACGACGGCCGGCTACCACGGCTACTGGATCACCGACTTCACCTCCATCGACCCCCATCTCGGCACCAACGCCGACATGAAGAAGCTGGTCAAAGAGGCGCACCGGCGCGGGATGAAAGTCTTCTTCGACATCATCACCAACCACACCGCCGACGGCATCGACTACAAGGAGAAGCAGTACGGCTACCGGTCCAAGGCCGCCTATCCGTACGTCGACGCGACGGGCAAGCCCTTCGACGACGGCGACCACACCGACGGCTCGAAGCCGTTCCCGAAGGTGGACGAAGGGGCGTTCCCGTACACGCCCGTGCCCGTGGACGGCGTCGTCAAGAAGCCCGCGTGGTTGAACGACGTCACCATGTACCACAACAGGGGCGACTCCACCTTCGCCGGGGAGAGCTCGCAGCACGGTGACTTCTCCCAGCTCGACGACCTGTGGACCGAGCGGCCCGAAGTCGTCCAAGGGATGATCGACATTTACCGCACGTGGGTGCGGGAGACCGACATCGACGGCTTCCGCATCGACACCGCCAAGCACGTCAACATGGAGTTCTGGGAGCGCTTCTCCCCCGCGCTGCACGGCTACGCCGCCAAGCTCGGCAACGAGCGGTTCTTCATGTTCGGCGAGGTGTACTCCAGCGACCCGTCCGAGACCAGCCGCTACTCCACCCGCGGTGGCATGGACGCCACTCTGGACTTCCCGTTCCAGGAGGCCGCGCGGTCGTACGGCGGCGGCACCGCTGACGCGAGCCGCCTGTCACGCCTGTACGCCGCCGACGACTCCTACACGGACGCCGACTCCGACGCCTCCAGCCTGCCCACGTTCCTCGGCAACCACGACATGGGCCGCATCGGCCGCTTCCTGGCGCAGGACAATCCGGGCGCGAGCGACGAGGAGCTGCTGCGCCGGGACCTGCTCACGCACGAGCTGATGTACCTGACGCGCGGTCAGCCGGTCGTCTACTACGGTGACGAGCAGGGCTTCACCGGCAAGGGCGGCGACAGGGACGCGCGGCAGCCGATGTTCGCCTCGAAGGCGGCGTCCTATCTGTCGGACGACCTGATCGGCACCACGTCCACGCACGCGACGGACAACTACGACACCGGCCACCCGCTCTACAAGGGGATCGCCGCCCTGGCCCGGCTCCGCGACACCCACCCGACCCTGGCCGACGGCGCGCAGATCGAGCGCCTCGCGCAGGGCGGCGTGTACGCCTTCTCCCGCATCGACGCCGGGCGGCGCGTCGAGTACGTCGTCGCGGTGAACAACGCCGAGCAGCCGGCCAAGGCCGCCATCCCCACCTACACGGCGGGCATGAGCTTCACCAGGCTGTACGGCACCGGTCCCGACGTTCTGCGCGCCGACGCCGGGCGCGTCCTCACCACCACCGTCCCGCCGCTGTCGGCCGTTGTCTACAAGGCGGCGCGTCCGCTCGACGCGCCCGCCGCGCGCCCGTCCATCGCCCTCGAACTGCCGGGCGCCGAGATCCGCGGCGCCGACGGCGACGGTCGCGTCGAGATCAAGGCGACCGTTCCCGGCACCGGCTTCGACCGCGTCACCTTCGCCGCGAAGGCCGGCTCGGGACCGTGGCGGGTGCTCGGCACCGACACGGCGCCCAACGGGCGCACCTTCCGCGTCTTCCACGATCTGACAGGGCTGCGGGCGGGGACCCCCGTCATCTACAAGGCGGTCGTCGAGGACTCCGCGGGACGGCTGGCCTCGGCCAGGGCCTCCGCCGTGGTCGGCCCCGAGCCGCAGGCGCCGGAGCCCGGGGCGGCGCGGCGCGATTGGCTGGTGGTGCACTACGCGCGGCCGGGAGGCGACTACGACGGCTGGGACCTGGAGGTCTCAGGCGACGTCGCGCAGCCGGGCGCCGCGCCGCTCACCGGCCAGGACGCGTTCGGCCGCTTCGCCTGGATCAAGCTCCGGGAGAACGCCGCGAACGTCACCCTGACCGTTCGCGGCGCCGACGGAGCCGACGGGGCTCCACGCACCGTCAATCCGGCGCGGAACGGTGAGATCTGGCTCGTCCAGGGCAAACAGGACGTGCACGTCTCCCGGGCCGCCGCCCAAGGGTTCGTGACCATCCGCTACAACCGGCCGGACGCGGCCTACACCGGCTGGGGCCTGCATCTGTGGGGCGAGGGCCTGGCCGACGGCGCGGCCACGCAGTGGAGCGAGCCGCGCGTGCCCGACGGAACCGACGCGTTCGGGCTGTACTGGCGGGTCCCGGTGCGTGACGCGGATGTGCCGGTGAACTTCGTGATCCACCGCGGCGACGCCAAGGACCCCGGGGGCGACCAGTCGGTGACGCCCGGCCGTCAGGCGGAGGCGTACGTGAACTCGGGTTCCGAGCAGGTGCATCCTTCGGAGGCCGCGGCTCGTAACACCATGGTCCTGCACTACCGGCGACCCGGCGGCGACTACGACGGCTGGGGGCTGCACCTGTGGGGTGACGTCCGGCAGCCCACCGAATGGTCGGCGCCGCTGCGACCGGCCCGGTACGACGCGTTCGGCGCGGTCTTCGAGGTGCCGCTCACCGAGGGTGGCAAGAACGTGAGCTACATCCTGCACAAGGGCGACGAGAAGGACCTTCCCGACAACCAGTCGCTGGATGTGGCGACCACCGGTCACGAAGTGTGGCGCTTGGCCGCTTCGCCGGGCGACGTCCTGCCCCAGCCGCCGGCCCGCGTCGCCGACGTGGACCTCGACAAGGCGGAGGCACACTGGATCGACCGCTCCACCATCGCGTGGAACGTCCGGCCCGGATCCGCGCGCCAGTACACCCTGGCGTTCGCCCCGGACGGCATCGGCCACGACAAGGGCGAGCTGACCGGCGACTACCGCATCATCCGCCTGGTGCCGGGCGCGCTCACCGACGAGCAGCGGGCCGCCTGGCCCGAGTGGGCCTCCTACGCCGCTCTCCGCGTGGATCCGCGTGACGAGGACCTGATCGACCAGGCGCGCCGCGGCCAGGTCGTGGCCGTGGAGCGCGACGCGCAGGGGGCGCTGCTGACCGCCCGAGGCGTCAGCCTCGCCGGCTAG
- a CDS encoding LacI family DNA-binding transcriptional regulator, with protein MTMRLADIAAQAGVSEATVSRVLNGRPGVAADTRQAVLTALDVLGYERPLKLRQNQTGLIGLILPELNNPIFPAFAQVIESALVLSGYTAVLCTQTPGGVTEDDYTTLLLERGVAGIIFVNGLHADSRSDRTRYVRLAELGLPMVLINGFRPDIPAHFISNDDVAALDMGVNHLVSLGHRRIGLAVGQERFVPTIRKTQGFERGMAAYAGVTDVSELVVNTLYTVEGGQSAAQQLLERGCTAICCGSDIMAIGAIRGARNLGLRVPEDVSVVGFDDTPMTAYLDPPLTTIRQPVRDMALAAVASLLDEIQGLPAPRAELLHRPELVVRRSTAPVRAAVPTS; from the coding sequence ATGACCATGCGCCTCGCCGACATCGCCGCCCAAGCGGGCGTGAGTGAGGCGACTGTGAGCCGGGTGCTCAACGGCAGACCCGGTGTGGCGGCCGACACCAGGCAGGCCGTCCTCACCGCCCTTGACGTGCTGGGCTACGAGCGTCCGTTGAAGCTGCGGCAGAACCAGACCGGGCTGATCGGCCTGATCCTGCCCGAGCTCAACAACCCCATCTTCCCGGCGTTCGCGCAGGTCATAGAGAGCGCTCTGGTGTTGTCGGGCTACACGGCCGTGCTGTGCACGCAGACTCCTGGCGGCGTCACGGAAGACGACTACACCACCCTGCTGCTGGAGCGCGGCGTCGCCGGAATCATCTTCGTCAACGGGCTGCACGCCGACTCGCGCTCCGACCGCACCCGCTACGTGCGGCTGGCCGAGCTGGGCCTGCCAATGGTGCTCATCAACGGCTTCCGTCCCGACATCCCCGCGCACTTCATCTCCAACGACGACGTCGCCGCGCTCGACATGGGGGTCAACCACCTGGTGTCTCTGGGCCACCGGCGGATCGGGCTCGCGGTCGGGCAGGAGCGTTTCGTTCCGACCATCCGAAAGACGCAGGGATTCGAGCGCGGCATGGCCGCCTACGCCGGCGTCACCGACGTCTCCGAGCTGGTCGTCAACACCCTCTACACCGTCGAGGGCGGCCAGTCCGCGGCGCAGCAGCTGCTGGAGCGCGGCTGCACGGCCATCTGCTGCGGCAGCGACATCATGGCCATCGGCGCGATCAGGGGCGCCCGCAACCTCGGGCTTCGCGTCCCGGAGGACGTCTCGGTCGTGGGCTTCGACGACACGCCGATGACGGCCTACCTCGACCCGCCACTGACCACCATCAGGCAACCGGTCCGCGACATGGCCCTGGCGGCCGTCGCGAGCCTGCTGGACGAGATCCAGGGCCTGCCCGCGCCTCGCGCGGAGCTGTTGCACCGCCCTGAGCTGGTGGTCCGCCGCTCGACGGCTCCGGTCCGCGCCGCCGTTCCCACCAGCTGA
- a CDS encoding extracellular solute-binding protein, with amino-acid sequence MRQALSAVTMVAALALAVSACGGGGGTTSSAAPSSAAPADPTQISGEITWWDTVRPDSEGPTFQKLIKEFEAKYPKIKVKYVNVPSDQAQNQFQTAAQAGTGAPDVIRSEVAWTSQFAELGYLQPLDGTRAVDNEADYLPGPLSSTKYNGKTWAVPQVTDTLALLYNKRLLKEAGHDEAPKTMAELKQTALDVKAKAGANGLALNVDGYFLLPFIYGEGGDLLDVQNKKVVVNSPQNVKAMTELQDLITSGAAAKPALQDSYANAMTALKDGKTAMIYNGPWSLSEVYQGKEFKDKENLGIAPVPAGSAKAGAPTGGWNLAVYAGSKNIEASYEFLRFMSSSTSLATVSSELGLLPTRSSSFDDPRVKANRDVAVFKPILDTAVPRPWIPEGGQLFQPLLEAFQGLVGGAKPEETLSKTEQQFQQVMKAWS; translated from the coding sequence ATGCGGCAAGCCCTTTCAGCCGTGACGATGGTCGCGGCACTCGCGCTCGCGGTCAGTGCGTGCGGCGGTGGCGGCGGCACCACGTCCTCGGCGGCGCCGTCCAGCGCGGCCCCCGCGGACCCGACCCAGATCAGCGGTGAGATCACCTGGTGGGACACCGTCCGTCCCGACAGTGAGGGCCCGACCTTCCAGAAGCTGATCAAGGAGTTCGAGGCCAAGTACCCGAAGATCAAGGTCAAGTACGTCAACGTCCCCTCCGACCAGGCGCAGAACCAGTTCCAGACCGCGGCCCAGGCTGGCACGGGCGCTCCTGACGTGATCCGCTCCGAGGTCGCTTGGACGTCGCAGTTCGCCGAGCTGGGCTACCTGCAACCGCTGGACGGCACCCGCGCGGTCGACAACGAGGCCGACTACCTGCCGGGCCCGCTGAGCAGCACCAAGTACAACGGCAAGACGTGGGCGGTGCCGCAGGTCACCGACACGCTCGCGCTGCTGTACAACAAGCGGCTGCTGAAGGAGGCCGGCCACGACGAGGCCCCCAAGACGATGGCGGAGCTCAAGCAGACCGCCTTGGACGTCAAGGCCAAGGCCGGCGCCAACGGCCTGGCGCTGAACGTGGACGGCTACTTCCTCCTGCCGTTCATCTACGGCGAGGGCGGCGACCTCCTGGACGTCCAGAACAAGAAGGTCGTGGTCAACTCGCCGCAGAACGTCAAGGCGATGACCGAGCTGCAGGACCTCATCACGTCGGGCGCGGCGGCCAAGCCGGCGCTGCAGGACAGCTACGCCAACGCGATGACCGCGCTCAAGGACGGCAAGACCGCGATGATCTACAACGGCCCGTGGTCGCTGTCGGAGGTCTACCAGGGCAAGGAGTTCAAGGACAAGGAGAACCTCGGCATCGCCCCCGTGCCCGCCGGCTCCGCCAAGGCCGGCGCCCCCACCGGCGGCTGGAACCTGGCCGTCTACGCCGGTTCGAAGAACATCGAGGCGTCGTACGAGTTCCTGCGCTTCATGAGCTCCTCCACCTCGCTGGCCACCGTCTCCAGTGAGCTGGGCCTGCTGCCGACCCGTTCGTCGAGCTTCGACGACCCGAGGGTCAAGGCCAACCGGGACGTCGCGGTCTTCAAGCCGATCCTGGACACGGCGGTGCCGCGCCCCTGGATCCCCGAGGGCGGCCAGCTCTTCCAGCCTCTGCTCGAAGCCTTCCAGGGGCTCGTCGGCGGAGCCAAGCCAGAGGAGACGCTGAGCAAGACCGAGCAGCAGTTCCAGCAGGTCATGAAGGCCTGGAGCTGA
- a CDS encoding carbohydrate ABC transporter permease — MRSTPSAGAHHGRRRGGRAPGPLRRALGRHWYAWAMVAPVLVVIGVLIGWPLLRGVYLSLTDATEANVGRTIGVNVIPASYEFVGLDNYLDILTSSLFWDKLTWTVIWTVSCVGLHYGLGLGLAMLLHRRMRFRSVYRMLLILPWAIPGFVAAFIWRYLFNSDFGVINAMLKAAGLGAVGWLDDPTTAKLAVIAVNVWVGVPFMMVALLGGLQAIPADLYEAAAVDGATPWQRFRHITLPMLRPVSATVVLLGTIWTFNMFPVIFLITRGGPGSDTEILVTYAFREAFTGVRNYSGSAAWGVIILALLIVLASVYRRALRKQGEVW, encoded by the coding sequence GTGAGAAGCACGCCCAGCGCCGGCGCCCATCACGGCCGGCGCCGGGGCGGCCGCGCCCCGGGCCCGCTGCGGCGGGCCCTGGGGCGGCACTGGTACGCCTGGGCCATGGTCGCGCCGGTGCTGGTCGTCATCGGCGTACTGATCGGCTGGCCACTCCTGCGCGGCGTCTACCTGTCCCTGACCGACGCCACCGAGGCCAACGTCGGCCGGACGATCGGCGTCAACGTCATCCCGGCCAGCTACGAGTTCGTCGGACTGGACAACTACCTCGACATCCTGACCAGCAGCCTGTTCTGGGACAAGCTCACCTGGACGGTGATCTGGACGGTGTCCTGCGTCGGCCTGCACTACGGCCTGGGCCTCGGCCTGGCCATGCTGCTGCACCGCCGGATGCGCTTCCGCTCGGTCTACCGCATGTTGCTGATCCTGCCGTGGGCGATCCCCGGCTTCGTGGCCGCCTTCATCTGGCGCTACCTGTTCAACAGCGACTTCGGCGTCATCAACGCGATGCTGAAGGCCGCCGGCCTCGGCGCGGTCGGCTGGCTGGACGACCCGACCACCGCCAAGCTGGCCGTCATCGCGGTCAACGTGTGGGTCGGCGTGCCGTTCATGATGGTGGCCCTGCTGGGCGGCCTGCAGGCGATCCCGGCCGATCTCTACGAAGCCGCGGCGGTCGACGGCGCGACCCCCTGGCAGCGCTTCCGGCACATCACGCTGCCGATGCTGCGGCCGGTGTCGGCGACGGTCGTCCTGCTCGGCACGATCTGGACGTTCAACATGTTCCCCGTGATCTTCCTCATCACGAGAGGAGGCCCTGGCAGTGACACGGAGATCCTCGTCACCTACGCCTTCAGGGAGGCGTTCACGGGGGTCCGCAACTACTCCGGCTCGGCCGCGTGGGGCGTGATCATCCTGGCTCTGCTCATCGTGCTGGCCAGCGTCTACCGGCGCGCGCTGCGCAAGCAAGGGGAGGTCTGGTGA
- a CDS encoding sugar ABC transporter permease: MSTVNTRPVAGQGDRRGPLASVLLHATLIAASVISLFPVVWLVLTSLKPRDGWLSAELELFNQPSLTNYSRVFSETEFPVWLLNSVVAAGLTTVLGVFLASTTGYALSRFSFPGRRGIMWLLLITQMFPVAILIVPLYNLMAALGLLNQIPGLIVAYMTIAVPFCAWMMKSYFDSIPREIDQAGLIDGLTPFGTFWRVILPLARPSLAVTAFYCFMTAWGEVAYATVFMSQEDKRTLGVGLQQFVGQHWSDWGLLTASAVLIAVPAAAVFLVVQRHLVAGLTSGATKS; the protein is encoded by the coding sequence GTGAGCACCGTGAACACCCGCCCGGTCGCCGGCCAAGGCGACAGGCGCGGCCCTCTCGCGTCCGTGCTGTTGCACGCCACCCTGATCGCGGCCAGCGTCATCTCGCTGTTCCCGGTCGTCTGGCTGGTGCTGACGTCGCTGAAGCCGCGCGACGGGTGGCTGTCGGCCGAGCTGGAGCTGTTCAACCAGCCGTCGCTGACGAACTACTCCCGGGTGTTCAGCGAGACCGAGTTCCCCGTCTGGCTGCTCAACTCGGTGGTGGCCGCGGGCCTGACCACCGTGCTCGGCGTCTTCCTCGCCTCGACCACCGGGTACGCGCTCAGCCGGTTCTCCTTCCCGGGGCGGCGCGGGATCATGTGGCTGCTGCTGATCACCCAGATGTTCCCCGTCGCCATCCTCATCGTCCCGCTGTACAACCTGATGGCGGCGCTCGGGCTGCTCAACCAGATTCCGGGGCTGATCGTCGCGTACATGACGATCGCGGTGCCGTTCTGCGCCTGGATGATGAAGAGCTACTTCGACTCCATCCCGCGGGAGATCGACCAGGCCGGGCTGATCGATGGCCTGACGCCGTTCGGCACGTTCTGGCGGGTGATCCTGCCGCTGGCCCGGCCGAGCCTGGCCGTCACCGCGTTCTACTGCTTCATGACCGCGTGGGGCGAGGTGGCGTACGCGACGGTCTTCATGTCGCAGGAGGACAAGCGCACCCTCGGCGTCGGCCTGCAGCAGTTCGTCGGCCAGCACTGGTCCGACTGGGGACTGCTGACCGCCTCCGCCGTGCTCATCGCGGTCCCCGCCGCGGCGGTCTTCCTGGTCGTCCAGCGCCATCTGGTGGCCGGCCTGACCAGCGGCGCCACCAAGTCATGA
- a CDS encoding glycoside hydrolase family 13 protein, giving the protein MTELAEDAARAAAATRWWRDAVIYQVYVRSFADSDGDGVGDLPGVRSRLPYLADLGVDALWLTPFYPSPMADFGYDVADYRDVDPLFGTLADARELIADAHAHGLRVIVDVVPNHTSDRHPWFARALGGGPDRDRYIFRDGRGANGELPPNDWESVFGGPAWTRVEDGQWYLHLFAPEQPDLNWEHPEVHAEFEGVLRFWLDLGVDGFRVDVAHGMVKAPGLPDVGRTGQVEMIGTAVVPFFDQDGVHDIHRAWRRVLDSYPGERIGVAEAWAPTAERLADYVRPDELHQAFNFHFLKTPWDAAQLRAVIDESLHTAALVGAPSTWVLSNHDVKRHVTRYGGGERGLRRARAAALLALALPGSVYVYQGEELGLPEVLDLPEECLRDPQRLRDPDSGRDGCRVPVPWTRESGWNDPWLPIPEEWAGLSVEAQRDDPGSTLELYRTALRLRRECAELGDGDLTWLDAPFGTLAFTRGDGFTCVVNLNDHEVEPRVEGELLLASAPLIDGALPPDSAAWWRRPSW; this is encoded by the coding sequence ATGACCGAACTGGCCGAGGACGCCGCGCGGGCGGCCGCCGCCACCCGCTGGTGGCGGGACGCGGTGATCTACCAGGTGTACGTACGCAGCTTCGCCGACAGCGACGGTGACGGCGTCGGCGACCTGCCGGGCGTGCGCAGCCGGCTGCCCTACCTGGCGGACCTGGGCGTGGACGCCCTCTGGCTGACCCCGTTCTACCCCTCGCCCATGGCCGACTTCGGCTACGACGTCGCCGACTACCGGGACGTCGACCCGCTGTTCGGCACGCTCGCCGACGCCCGCGAGCTGATCGCCGACGCGCACGCGCACGGCCTGCGCGTCATCGTCGACGTGGTGCCGAACCACACCTCCGACCGGCATCCCTGGTTCGCCCGGGCCCTCGGGGGCGGCCCCGACCGCGACCGCTACATCTTCAGGGACGGCCGGGGGGCGAACGGCGAGCTGCCGCCCAACGACTGGGAGTCCGTCTTCGGCGGTCCCGCCTGGACCCGGGTGGAGGACGGCCAGTGGTACCTTCACCTGTTCGCCCCCGAGCAGCCGGACCTGAACTGGGAGCACCCGGAGGTGCACGCCGAGTTCGAGGGCGTGCTCCGCTTCTGGCTCGACCTGGGGGTCGACGGCTTCCGCGTCGACGTCGCCCACGGCATGGTCAAGGCGCCGGGGCTGCCGGACGTCGGCCGTACCGGCCAGGTCGAGATGATCGGCACCGCCGTCGTGCCGTTCTTCGACCAGGACGGCGTGCACGACATCCACCGCGCCTGGCGGCGCGTCCTCGACTCCTACCCGGGAGAGCGGATCGGCGTGGCCGAGGCGTGGGCCCCCACCGCCGAGCGGCTGGCCGACTACGTCCGCCCGGACGAGCTGCACCAGGCGTTCAACTTCCACTTCCTGAAGACCCCCTGGGACGCCGCGCAGCTGCGCGCGGTCATCGACGAATCGCTGCACACCGCCGCGCTCGTCGGCGCGCCCTCGACCTGGGTGCTGTCCAACCACGACGTCAAGCGGCACGTCACCCGCTACGGCGGCGGCGAGCGGGGGCTGCGCCGGGCCCGCGCCGCGGCCCTGCTCGCGCTGGCGCTCCCTGGCTCCGTCTACGTCTACCAGGGGGAGGAGCTGGGCCTGCCCGAGGTGCTCGACCTGCCGGAGGAGTGCCTGCGCGACCCCCAGCGGCTGCGCGACCCCGACAGCGGCCGGGACGGTTGCCGCGTGCCCGTTCCCTGGACGCGCGAGTCCGGCTGGAACGACCCGTGGCTGCCCATCCCGGAGGAGTGGGCGGGGCTGAGCGTCGAGGCCCAGCGGGACGACCCCGGCTCGACCCTGGAGCTGTACCGGACGGCGCTGCGGCTGCGTCGCGAGTGCGCCGAGCTCGGTGACGGCGACCTCACCTGGCTCGACGCGCCGTTCGGGACGCTCGCCTTCACCCGCGGCGACGGATTCACCTGCGTCGTCAACCTCAACGACCACGAGGTGGAGCCACGCGTCGAGGGCGAGCTGCTGCTGGCCAGCGCCCCGCTGATCGACGGCGCGCTCCCGCCCGACTCGGCCGCCTGGTGGAGGCGGCCCTCGTGGTAG
- a CDS encoding LacI family DNA-binding transcriptional regulator → MVAAAGNGTPRLIDIAALAGVSEATVSRVLNGRPGVSDQTRRSVLTALDLAGYERPARIKQRSRGLVGLVTPELDNPIFPAFGQAIEKALTQHGYTPVLCTQLPGGAPEDEFTELLLECGVNGMIFVSGLHADTTARADRYTRLVAQSVPIVLLNGYAADVEATFLSTDDRLAARLAVQHLHDLGHVRIGLAVGQARFVPVVRKVEGYRQAMATLGLGGADESLIAHSLFSVEGGQAAASQLLDRGCTGLVCASDLMAIGAIRACKERGLDVPRDVSVVGYDDSTLIAYTDPPLTTMRQPVQVMATAAVDALLELVAGGPYRHQELMFRPELIVRSSTGSGPNIIR, encoded by the coding sequence GTGGTAGCCGCGGCCGGGAACGGGACGCCCCGGCTCATCGACATCGCCGCGCTCGCGGGGGTGAGCGAGGCGACGGTCAGCCGGGTGCTGAACGGCCGGCCAGGAGTGTCGGACCAGACCCGGCGGTCCGTGCTGACCGCGCTCGACCTCGCGGGGTACGAGCGGCCGGCGCGGATCAAGCAGCGCAGCCGCGGGCTCGTGGGCCTGGTGACGCCCGAGCTGGACAACCCGATCTTCCCGGCCTTCGGGCAGGCGATCGAGAAGGCGCTCACCCAGCACGGTTACACGCCGGTGCTGTGCACGCAGCTGCCCGGCGGCGCCCCCGAGGACGAGTTCACCGAATTGCTCCTCGAATGCGGCGTCAACGGAATGATCTTCGTGTCGGGGCTGCACGCGGACACGACCGCGCGTGCCGACCGCTACACCAGGCTGGTGGCGCAGAGCGTGCCGATCGTCCTGCTGAACGGGTACGCCGCCGACGTCGAGGCGACATTCCTGTCCACCGACGACCGATTAGCGGCCCGGCTCGCCGTCCAGCACCTGCACGACCTCGGGCACGTGCGGATCGGGCTGGCCGTCGGCCAGGCCAGGTTCGTGCCCGTGGTCAGGAAGGTCGAGGGCTACCGGCAGGCCATGGCGACACTCGGACTCGGCGGGGCCGACGAGTCGCTGATCGCCCACTCGCTCTTCTCCGTCGAAGGCGGGCAGGCGGCCGCGTCCCAGCTCCTGGACCGCGGCTGCACAGGACTGGTCTGCGCGAGCGACCTCATGGCGATCGGTGCGATCAGGGCCTGCAAGGAGCGCGGGCTCGACGTGCCGCGCGACGTGTCGGTGGTCGGCTACGACGACTCCACGCTCATCGCCTACACCGACCCGCCCCTGACGACGATGCGCCAGCCGGTGCAGGTCATGGCGACCGCGGCGGTCGACGCGCTCCTG